In Papaver somniferum cultivar HN1 chromosome 1, ASM357369v1, whole genome shotgun sequence, a genomic segment contains:
- the LOC113321958 gene encoding G-type lectin S-receptor-like serine/threonine-protein kinase At1g11410 isoform X2: MMGFFTPGESRNYYIGIWYNYDRVSVQTVVWVANRDKPLTGPASSELKLLANGNLVLYGPSNSSIWSTNSTSGTSNTTEAVLGGDGNFVLRDKRNPSIVFWQSFDYPTDTWLPGGKIGLNKKVGVNKLLTSWRNQEDPATGMFNLELDPTGINQYLIRWNKSIQVWTSGEWIEREKYFTLIPQMRGNYIYNFSYTSNENESYVTYNLYNKSIVVRMVMDVSGLMKQFTWSNTAGKWILYWTQPKHFCDVYGVCGPFGNCNQDTLKCECLPGFVERSPSDWNLRDSSGGCLRNTSLQCGSKDIGFSPIPSSKLPDNSQSRQVNSAEECKSACQSVCACNAYAYEKTQCQLWQGDMMNISQQSDGRAGNLYLKRADSEFLTEVRTRKVVIWKIIVPVIASLVAIIMGVFGYMYLCKRNKANERGRLKGLQGVWKTNTTDNETPNRNMFNDGKSEGESHELQMFSLASLTVATNDYCMENKLGEGGFGPVYKGKLENGQQIAVKRLSKSSGQGIEEFKNEVVLISKLQHRNLVKLLGCCVEGEENMLIYEFMPNKSLDAFLFDPRKKSCLDWDRRFDIIGGIARGLLYLHRDSRLRVIHRDLKVSNILLDGDMIPKISDFGMARIFGGNQTIDNTNRVVGTFGYMSPEYVMGGTFSEKSDVFSFGVLVLEVVSGKRNNSFYSPEHPLNLLLHAWSLWNEGKWSDIVDDDLGDLDSPNEVMKCIHIGLLCCQNRAVDRPTMAEVDLMLNYETDRPSPKEPPYTVPTFSDKPGNSSSNNVTLTRIEGR; this comes from the exons ATGATGGGTTTCTTCACACCAGGTGAGTCTCGCAACTACTACATAGGTATCTGGTATAACTATGATAGGGTGTCGGTGCAGACAGTAGTTTGGGTGGCTAATAGAGATAAGCCCCTCACTGGTCCAGCATCTTCAGAGCTGAAACTCTTAGCAAATGGTAATCTAGTTCTCTATGGCCCATCCAATTCCTCAATTTGGTCTACCAATTCAACTTCAGGTACTTCTAATACTACTGAAGCAGTTTTAGGTGGTGATGGTAATTTTGTTTTAAGAGATAAGCGTAATCCGTCTATCGTATTTTGGCAGAGTTTTGATTATCCTACTGATACTTGGTTACCTGGTGGGAAAATTGGGCTTAATAAGAAAGTTGGTGTAAATAAATTGCTTACTTCATGGAGAAATCAAGAAGATCCAGCTACCGGAATGTTCAACCTAGAATTAGACCCAACTGGAATCAATCAGTATCTTATAAGGTGGAACAAGTCCATACAGGTTTGGACAAGTGGGGAATGGATTGAACGAGAAAAATACTTTACGTTAATTCCCCAGATGAGAGGAAATTACATTTACAATTTTAGTTACACATCAAATGAAAATGAGAGTTATGTTACTTATAATCTTTATAATAAATCAATTGTTGTGAGAATGGTAATGGATGTTTCTGGCTTAATGAAACAATTTACATGGTCAAATACAGCAGGAAAATGGATTTTATATTGGACTCAACCGAAACATTTTTGCGATGTTTATGGTGTCTGTGGACCTTTTGGCAATTGTAACCAGGACACATTGAAATGTGAGTGTTTGCCTGGTTTCGTTGAACGATCTCCTTCAGATTGGAATCTTCGGGATTCAAGTGGTGGCTGTCTTAGGAATACGTCTTTGCAATGTGGGAGTAAAGATATTGGTTTTTCACCAATTCCAAGCTCGAAATTGCCTGATAATTCCCAGTCTCGACAAGTCAATAGTGCGGAAGAATGCAAATCAGCTTGCCAGAGTGTATGTGCTTGCAATGCTTATGCGTACGAGAAGACACAATGTCAATTATGGCAGGGAGATATGATGAATATCAGTCAACAATCAGATGGTAGAGCAGGGAATCTGTATCTCAAACGTGCAGACTCCGAGTTTCTCACTGAAG TCAGAACTAGAAAGGTGGTAATTTGGAAGATCATTGTACCTGTAATAGCCTCTTTGGTGGCAATTATCATGGGTGTATTTGGATACATGTATCTGTGCAAGAGGAATAAGGCTAATGAAAGAG GTAGATTAAAAGGACTCCAGGGTGTGTGGAAAACCAACACTACCGATAATGAAACACCAAATAGAAACATGTTTAATGATGGTAAAAGTGAAGGGGAATCACATGAATTACAAATGTTTAGTCTGGCCTCTTTAACAGTTGCTACAAATGACTACTGCATGGAAAATAAATTGGGAGAAGGGGGTTTTGGGCCAGTTTATAAG GGTAAATTAGAAAACGGGCAGCAAATTGCAGTGAAAAGACTCTCGAAAAGCTCTGGACAGGGTATTGAAGAGTTCAAGAATGAGGTTGTGTTGATTTCCAAACTTCAGCACCGTAACCTTGTGAAGCTGCTCGGTTGCTGCGTAGAAGGAGAAGAGAACATGTTAATATATGAGTTCATGCCCAACAAAAGCCTAGATGCATTTCTATTTG ACCCAAGGAAAAAGTCATGCCTAGATTGGGATAGAAGATTTGATATTATTGGAGGGATTGCTCGTGGCCTTCTTTATCTTCATCGCGACTCTCGATTAAGAGTTATTCATAGAGATCTCAAAGTCAGCAACATTCTCTTGGATGGAGACATGATCCCGAAAATTTCAGACTTTGGAATGGCAAGGATATTTGGTGGAAACCAAACTATCGATAACACTAACAGGGTCGTTGGTACATT TGGTTATATGTCTCCGGAGTATGTAATGGGAGGGACATTTTCGGAGAAGTCTGATGTCTTCAGTTTTGGTGTGTTAGTGCTTGAAGTGGTAAGCGGTAAGAGAAATAACAGCTTCTACAGTCCCGAACACCCTTTAAACCTTCTTCTTCAT GCTTGGAGTCTTTGGAACGAAGGCAAATGGTCAGATATTGTCGATGATGATTTGGGTGATCTGGATTCTCCAAATGAAGTGATGAAATGCATTCATATTGGGCTGTTATGTTGTCAGAATAGAGCTGTAGATAGGCCGACCATGGCTGAAGTGGATCTCATGCTCAACTATGAGACTGATCGTCCATCTCCCAAAGAACCTCCATATACTGTCCCAACATTTTCAGATAAGCCTGGTAACTCCTCAAGTAACAATGTCACTTTGACCAGAATTGAAGGTCGATAG
- the LOC113321958 gene encoding G-type lectin S-receptor-like serine/threonine-protein kinase At4g27290 isoform X1, with amino-acid sequence MDTAKKTYFSVLLFVFVLFNKPLDSIAADTISAGETLTGNQTITSRDGNFMMGFFTPGESRNYYIGIWYNYDRVSVQTVVWVANRDKPLTGPASSELKLLANGNLVLYGPSNSSIWSTNSTSGTSNTTEAVLGGDGNFVLRDKRNPSIVFWQSFDYPTDTWLPGGKIGLNKKVGVNKLLTSWRNQEDPATGMFNLELDPTGINQYLIRWNKSIQVWTSGEWIEREKYFTLIPQMRGNYIYNFSYTSNENESYVTYNLYNKSIVVRMVMDVSGLMKQFTWSNTAGKWILYWTQPKHFCDVYGVCGPFGNCNQDTLKCECLPGFVERSPSDWNLRDSSGGCLRNTSLQCGSKDIGFSPIPSSKLPDNSQSRQVNSAEECKSACQSVCACNAYAYEKTQCQLWQGDMMNISQQSDGRAGNLYLKRADSEFLTEVRTRKVVIWKIIVPVIASLVAIIMGVFGYMYLCKRNKANERGRLKGLQGVWKTNTTDNETPNRNMFNDGKSEGESHELQMFSLASLTVATNDYCMENKLGEGGFGPVYKGKLENGQQIAVKRLSKSSGQGIEEFKNEVVLISKLQHRNLVKLLGCCVEGEENMLIYEFMPNKSLDAFLFDPRKKSCLDWDRRFDIIGGIARGLLYLHRDSRLRVIHRDLKVSNILLDGDMIPKISDFGMARIFGGNQTIDNTNRVVGTFGYMSPEYVMGGTFSEKSDVFSFGVLVLEVVSGKRNNSFYSPEHPLNLLLHAWSLWNEGKWSDIVDDDLGDLDSPNEVMKCIHIGLLCCQNRAVDRPTMAEVDLMLNYETDRPSPKEPPYTVPTFSDKPGNSSSNNVTLTRIEGR; translated from the exons ATGGATACTGCCAAAAAGACTTATTTTTCTGTCCTACTCTTTGTTTTTGTCCTGTTCAATAAACCTCTCGACTCAATTGCAGCTGATACCATCTCGGCGGGTGAAACTCTTACCGGAAATCAAACAATTACGTCGAGAGATGGCAACTTTATGATGGGTTTCTTCACACCAGGTGAGTCTCGCAACTACTACATAGGTATCTGGTATAACTATGATAGGGTGTCGGTGCAGACAGTAGTTTGGGTGGCTAATAGAGATAAGCCCCTCACTGGTCCAGCATCTTCAGAGCTGAAACTCTTAGCAAATGGTAATCTAGTTCTCTATGGCCCATCCAATTCCTCAATTTGGTCTACCAATTCAACTTCAGGTACTTCTAATACTACTGAAGCAGTTTTAGGTGGTGATGGTAATTTTGTTTTAAGAGATAAGCGTAATCCGTCTATCGTATTTTGGCAGAGTTTTGATTATCCTACTGATACTTGGTTACCTGGTGGGAAAATTGGGCTTAATAAGAAAGTTGGTGTAAATAAATTGCTTACTTCATGGAGAAATCAAGAAGATCCAGCTACCGGAATGTTCAACCTAGAATTAGACCCAACTGGAATCAATCAGTATCTTATAAGGTGGAACAAGTCCATACAGGTTTGGACAAGTGGGGAATGGATTGAACGAGAAAAATACTTTACGTTAATTCCCCAGATGAGAGGAAATTACATTTACAATTTTAGTTACACATCAAATGAAAATGAGAGTTATGTTACTTATAATCTTTATAATAAATCAATTGTTGTGAGAATGGTAATGGATGTTTCTGGCTTAATGAAACAATTTACATGGTCAAATACAGCAGGAAAATGGATTTTATATTGGACTCAACCGAAACATTTTTGCGATGTTTATGGTGTCTGTGGACCTTTTGGCAATTGTAACCAGGACACATTGAAATGTGAGTGTTTGCCTGGTTTCGTTGAACGATCTCCTTCAGATTGGAATCTTCGGGATTCAAGTGGTGGCTGTCTTAGGAATACGTCTTTGCAATGTGGGAGTAAAGATATTGGTTTTTCACCAATTCCAAGCTCGAAATTGCCTGATAATTCCCAGTCTCGACAAGTCAATAGTGCGGAAGAATGCAAATCAGCTTGCCAGAGTGTATGTGCTTGCAATGCTTATGCGTACGAGAAGACACAATGTCAATTATGGCAGGGAGATATGATGAATATCAGTCAACAATCAGATGGTAGAGCAGGGAATCTGTATCTCAAACGTGCAGACTCCGAGTTTCTCACTGAAG TCAGAACTAGAAAGGTGGTAATTTGGAAGATCATTGTACCTGTAATAGCCTCTTTGGTGGCAATTATCATGGGTGTATTTGGATACATGTATCTGTGCAAGAGGAATAAGGCTAATGAAAGAG GTAGATTAAAAGGACTCCAGGGTGTGTGGAAAACCAACACTACCGATAATGAAACACCAAATAGAAACATGTTTAATGATGGTAAAAGTGAAGGGGAATCACATGAATTACAAATGTTTAGTCTGGCCTCTTTAACAGTTGCTACAAATGACTACTGCATGGAAAATAAATTGGGAGAAGGGGGTTTTGGGCCAGTTTATAAG GGTAAATTAGAAAACGGGCAGCAAATTGCAGTGAAAAGACTCTCGAAAAGCTCTGGACAGGGTATTGAAGAGTTCAAGAATGAGGTTGTGTTGATTTCCAAACTTCAGCACCGTAACCTTGTGAAGCTGCTCGGTTGCTGCGTAGAAGGAGAAGAGAACATGTTAATATATGAGTTCATGCCCAACAAAAGCCTAGATGCATTTCTATTTG ACCCAAGGAAAAAGTCATGCCTAGATTGGGATAGAAGATTTGATATTATTGGAGGGATTGCTCGTGGCCTTCTTTATCTTCATCGCGACTCTCGATTAAGAGTTATTCATAGAGATCTCAAAGTCAGCAACATTCTCTTGGATGGAGACATGATCCCGAAAATTTCAGACTTTGGAATGGCAAGGATATTTGGTGGAAACCAAACTATCGATAACACTAACAGGGTCGTTGGTACATT TGGTTATATGTCTCCGGAGTATGTAATGGGAGGGACATTTTCGGAGAAGTCTGATGTCTTCAGTTTTGGTGTGTTAGTGCTTGAAGTGGTAAGCGGTAAGAGAAATAACAGCTTCTACAGTCCCGAACACCCTTTAAACCTTCTTCTTCAT GCTTGGAGTCTTTGGAACGAAGGCAAATGGTCAGATATTGTCGATGATGATTTGGGTGATCTGGATTCTCCAAATGAAGTGATGAAATGCATTCATATTGGGCTGTTATGTTGTCAGAATAGAGCTGTAGATAGGCCGACCATGGCTGAAGTGGATCTCATGCTCAACTATGAGACTGATCGTCCATCTCCCAAAGAACCTCCATATACTGTCCCAACATTTTCAGATAAGCCTGGTAACTCCTCAAGTAACAATGTCACTTTGACCAGAATTGAAGGTCGATAG